The proteins below come from a single Aegilops tauschii subsp. strangulata cultivar AL8/78 chromosome 6, Aet v6.0, whole genome shotgun sequence genomic window:
- the LOC109765294 gene encoding S-(+)-linalool synthase, chloroplastic, with protein sequence MAAAHVCFSLSSFAPLLHSALPVARNGGQSGRNRGLFRPSPVIYPGREPVSHELSDDFDFQESLLNVQALLHQHPKSNKGMLSMVDHLKRLCIDHYFQDEIDNIMDSSVDLLHSDDLLDATLSLRLMREVGYYVLADDVLQKFTNDNGDFNLRHSKDLRGLLSLHDMSHLNMGEASLYKANEFSSKHLKFALQYLEPNLARYVMKSLDHPYHVSLRQYKARHHLSYLQNLPTRHTAIEKLALAEFQMKKLQHQSEMQEIKRWWVDLGLSQEIPAARDQVLKWYMWSMTILEGFSFSRYRVEATKVISMVYIVDDIFDLVATQEELCLFNEAIKMWDLAAAESLPSYMISCYKALYTITNDIADMVRKEHGLNPINHLKQAWATLFDGFMIEGKWLSTNQVPTSEDYLRNGVITSGAPLLFMHLLFMLGHDLTDDNNDHILRVISCPAKIMRLWDDMGSAKDELQEGLDGSYKDLYQRENPHADAEKHMLDMIAGEWEDLNRECFSQTKSTLPPSFMGASLNFARMVSIMYGYDDEQKLPALEDYTRMLLF encoded by the exons ATGGCTGCTGCGCATGTATGCTTCTCCTTATCCTCCTTCGCGCCATTGCTCCATTCGGCTTTGCCGGTGGCCAGAAATGGTGGCCAGAGTGGCCGAAACCGTGGGTTATTTCGCCCTTCGCCAGTGATATATCCGGGGCGGGAGCCTGTGTCCCATGAGCTGTCCGATGATTTTGACTTCCAG GAAAGCCTATTGAATGTTCAAGCGTTGCTTCATCAACATCCGAAGAGCAACAAAGGAATGTTGAGCATGGTTGATCACCTCAAACGCCTCTGCATTGACCACTATTTCCAGGATGAAATCGATAACATAATGGACTCGTCTGTGGATCTCCTCCATAGTGATGATCTACTTGACGCAACCCTTTCCTTAAGGCTGATGAGAGAAGTTGGATATTATGTTTTGGCAG ATGATGTTCTTCAGAAGTTCACAAACGATAATGGTGATTTCAACCTTAGGCATAGCAAAGACCTTAGAGGGTTGCTGAGCTTGCATGACATGTCACACCTCAACATGGGAGAAGCTTCACTCTACAAGGCAAATGAATTCTCAAGCAAGCACCTAAAATTTGCACTTCAGTATTTGGAGCCAAACCTTGCGAGATATGTGATGAAGTCACTAGACCATCCCTACCATGTGAGTCTGAGGCAATACAAGGCTAGGCATCATTTGAGTTACCTCCAGAACTTGCCTACTAGGCACACTGCAATTGAGAAGCTGGCACTTGCAGAATTCCAGATGAAGAAGTTGCAACATCAGAGTGAAATGCAAGAGATTAAGAG ATGGTGGGTGGATTTGGGATTGTCTCAAGAAATTCCAGCTGCAAGGGACCAAGTTCTGAAATGGTACATGTGGTCCATGACTATCCTCGAGGGTTTCTCCTTCTCAAGATATCGGGTTGAGGCCACAAAAGTTATCTCAATGGTCTACATTGTGGATGACATCTTTGATCTTGTCGCCACACAAGAGGAGCTCTGTCTCTTTAATGAGGCGATCAAAAT GTGGGATCTTGCAGCTGCTGAGTCATTGCCGAGTTACATGATATCATGTTACAAGGCTCTTTACACCATCACAAATGATATCGCTGATATGGTCAGAAAAGAGCATGGATTGAACCCTATCAATCATCTCAAGCAAGCA TGGGCAACTTTGTTTGATGGATTCATGATCGAGGGAAAATGGCTATCTACTAATCAGGTTCCTACATCGGAGGACTACCTAAGAAATGGTGTCATCACTTCAGGAGCACCACTTTTATTTATGCATCTTTTATTCATGCTTGGGCATGATTTAACGGATGACAACAACGACCACATCCTTAGGGTCATCTCTTGCCCTGCAAAGATCATGAGGCTCTGGGATGACATGGGGAGTGCAAAG GATGAGTTGCAGGAAGGGCTCGACGGATCATACAAGGATTTGTACCAGAGAGAAAAccctcatgctgatgcggagaaGCACATGTTGGATATGATAGCGGGTGAATGGGAGGATCTAAACAGGGAATGCTTCTCTCAGACAAAGTCCACACTACCACCTAGCTTCATGGGGGCGTCTCTCAACTTTGCAAGGATGGTCAGCATCATGTATGGCTATGACGACGAGCAGAAGCTCCCCGCCCTGGAGGATTACACTAGGATGTTGCTCTTTTGA